The following proteins are co-located in the Pyricularia oryzae 70-15 chromosome 1, whole genome shotgun sequence genome:
- a CDS encoding potassium uptake protein gives MADPQAQSPSDAAKIKIADDVHPAHTDSTGVPIARVDTGFVGGVYSTRSVQRRMSLPRHVAFDLRPGSAAVTPGVDNEDGEGWLDDGAKKKQVFSGRTLLWLAYQSIGVIYGDIGTSPLYMFSSTFSTAPDPNSVVQVLSVVIWAITLIVTVKYVLIILLADNEGEGGTFSTYSLLTRYANITDRDPREQHLVRVERHKTMDLDAGTSRIRRTLEKSTFVRGLLKAIAVMSVSMVMADGVLTPAQSVLGAVQGLTVVNPDISNPVVVGTTCAIIVLLFAIQPLGTSKLASGFAPIVILWLGFNLGFGIYNLIHYDWTVLRAFSPYFAIKFFIDYKTDGWRMLGGVLLAFTGVEALFADLGAFSLGAIRLSWLTYTYPCLLIGYAGQAAFISVKPDAFANPFYNTVPPGMLYPSLILAVLAAIVASQAIITATFQLVSQLMKLSYCPQVKIVHTSSTFHGQVYVPFLNWLLMAGAVLVTAVYRDTTRLGNAYGVCVMFVTFFDTCMVTLVALIVWRINPFIVFLPWLFFATLDGLFLSSSLTKVPEGAWLTLLVSGLLASLFLLWRFGKENQWRAEAEDRFRPGTLVTVEPSRKVDPDNKTAIDVSSINSQEHPLAEATAAAAAAAEASIGSATLRLTDKWGGDQLSRIKGLGIFFDKTGIMTPTVFTQFVTKLVAVPEVMVFFHLHPVETPTVPDHQRYVVSRFRGIPGCYRVVVRHGFMDEVISPDMAGLVYEQLRAFVAAGGVERGAGDSAEWAVATGAAVEAVAATVDRPLSGGAAGDGGSVDDEKAMRKRRSLPPLDTEAAVAAGTDDVSARMARAADRNARIAAELERVDSAYAHKVMYVVGKGQMRVRDETGWFRAMVLSTFLWIRENTRAKIANLRLSMDRVVEVGFVKDI, from the exons ATGGCAGACCCTCAAGCCCAAAGCCCCAGCGATGCGGCCAAGATCAAGATCGCAGATGACGTCCACCCGGCGCACACGGACAGCACCGGCGTGCCCATCGCCAGGGTCGACACTGGCTTCGTCGGCGGTGTGTACAGTACCCGAAGCGTCCAGCGACGCATGAGCCTCCCTCGCCACGTCGCGTTCGACCTGAGGCCCGGATCTGCAGCCGTCACGCCCGGTGTCGACAATGAGGACGGGGAGGGCTGGCTCGACGATGGagcaaagaagaagcagGTGTTTAGCGGCAGGACATTGCTTTG GCTCGCTTACCAGTCCATCGGTGTCATCTATGGCGACATTGGTACCAG TCCACTGTACATGTTTTCGTCAACGTTCTCAACCGCACCGGATCCCAACAGTGTTGTTCAGGTGTTGTCAGTTGTCATATGGGCCATCACTCTTATTGTGACCGTCAAATACGTTCTCATCATCCTTCTTGCCGACAATGAGGGCGAGGGTGGTACTTTCAGTACCTACTCGCTGCTTACCCGCTAT GCCAACATCACAGATCGCGACCCGCGTGAACAGCATCTCGTACGTGTTGAGCGCCACAAGACTATGGATCTTGACGCTGGAACTAGTCGCATTCGCCGTACACTCGAGAAGAGCACCTTTGTCCGCGGTCTCCTCAAGGCTATCGCCGTCATGTCGGTATCGATGGTGATGGCCGATGGTGTACTCACGCCCGCGCAGTCTGTCCTGGGCGCCGTGCAGGGACTGACGGTCGTGAACCCGGACATCTCGAACCCGGTCGTGGTGGGCACCACATGCGCCATCATCGTGTTGCTTTTTGCCATCCAGCCCCTCGGCACGTCCAAGCTTGCATCGGGATTCGCACCCATCGTCATCCTCTGGCTAGGCTTCAACCTGGGCTTTGGCATCTACAACCTCATACACTACGACTGGACCGTTCTCCGGGCTTTCAGCCCCTACTTTGCCATCAAGTTCTTCATCGACTACAAGACGGACGGCTGGAGGATGCTGGGCGGCGTCCTGCTCGCCTTCACCGGCGTCGAGGCCCTCTTTGCCGACCTGGGTGCCTTTAGTCTCGGCGCCATCCGGCTCAGCTGGCTGACCTACACATACCCATGCCTGCTCATCGGCTACGCGGGCCAGGCGGCTTTCATCAGCGTCAAGCCCGACGCCTTTGCGAATCCCTTTTACAACACGGTCCCGCCGGGAATGCTGTACCCCAGCCTCATCCTCGCGGTGCTCGCGGCCATCGTGGCCAGCCAGGCCATCATCACGGCGACgttccagctcgtcagccagCTCATGAAGCTCTCGTACTGCCCGCAGGTCAAGATCGTGCACACGTCGAGCACCTTCCACGGCCAGGTCTACGTGCCCTTCCTCAACTGGCTGCTCATGGCCGGCGCCGTGCTGGTGACGGCCGTCTACCGCGACACGACGAGGCTGGGCAACGCCTACGGTGTCTGCGTCATGTTTGTCACCTTTTTCGACACGTGCATGGTGACCCTGGTGGCACTCATCGTCTGGCGCATCAACCCCTTCATCGTCTTCCTGCCCTGGCTGTTCTTCGCCACCCTCGACGGCCTGTTCCTGAGCTCCTCGCTCACCAAGGTCCCCGAGGGCGCCTGGCTCACGTTGCTGGTCAGCGGCCTGCTGGCGTCGCTCTTCCTGCTCTGGAGGTTCGGCAAGGAGAACCAGTGGCGCGCCGAGGCCGAAGACCGCTTCAGGCCCGGCACGCTGGTGACGGTCGAGCCCAGCCGCAAGGTCGATCCGGATAACAAGACGGCCATAGACGTCAGCTCCATCAACTCGCAGGAACACCCGCTCGCCgaggcaacagcagcagcagcagcagcagcagaagcaTCCATCGGATCGGCGACGCTCCGACTGACCGACAAGTGGGGCGGCGACCAGCTCTCGCGCATCAAGGGCCTGGGCATCTTCTTCGACAAGACGGGCATCATGACCCCGACCGTCTTCACGCAGTTCGTGACCAAGCTCGTCGCCGTCCCCGAGGTCATGGTCTTCTTCCACCTGCACCCGGTCGAGACGCCGACCGTCCCCGACCACCAGCGCTACGTGGTGTCGCGCTTCCGCGGCATCCCGGGCTGCTACCGCGTCGTGGTCCGCCACGGCTTCATGGACGAGGTCATCAGCCCCGACATGGCCGGGCTCGTGTACGAGCAGCTGCGGGCGTTTGTGGCCGCGGGCGGCGTGGAGCGCGGCGCCGGCGACAGCGCAGAGTGGGCGGTcgcgacgggcgccgccgtcgaggccgtcgccgccacGGTCGACCGGCCCCTGAGCGGAGGCGCAGCAGGGGACGGCGGCTCGGTGGACGACGAAAAGGCCATGAGGAAGCGCCGGAGCCTGCCGCCGCTGGACACcgaggccgccgtcgccgccgggaCCGATGACGTCTCGGCCAGGATGGCGCGCGCCGCGGACAGGAACGCGCGCATCGCGGCGGAGCTGGAGAGGGTCGACAGCGCCTACGCGCACAAGGTCATGTACGTGGTCGGCAAGGGCCAGATGAGGGTCCGGGACGAGACGGGCTGGTTCAGGGCCATGGTGCTGAGCACCTTCTTGTGGATCCGGGAGAACACCCGCGCCAAGATTGCGAACCTGAGGCTGTCGATGGATAGGGTTGTCGAGGTCGGGTTCGTCAAGGACATCTAA
- a CDS encoding branched-chain-amino-acid aminotransferase 1, which produces MASSFPPEPVSTIDWSNVGFKIREVNGHIESHYSVQTGEWSPLKWVEDPYIRIHGMAPALNYGVQAYEGLKAFRGPGDKTIQIFRPDRNATRLQHSASFICIPPVPVQLFMDAVTAAVARNAEYVPPHETGAAMYIRPQIYGSSAQLGLNPCEEYTFAVYVVPTGVYHGTAPTKAFILDEFDRAAPNGTGSAKVGGNYAPVLKWGEKARSEGYGINLHLDSATHSEIDEFSTSGFIGAIDDGQGNITIVVPDSKNVIDSVTSESIQEIGASFGWKVEKRSIKYTELPTFSEVMAAGTAASLVPIRSITRKISSSDPKSLAATVKQHPRLEVTVDQETVTYVPSSQPEAGPICTKLLSQFKGIQLGKVKDEFGWNHMVTEADTKKAA; this is translated from the exons ATGGCATCCTCGTTCCCTCCCGAGCCAGTCTCAACAATAGATTGGTCTAATGTCGGCTTCAAAATTCGCGAGG TCAACGGTCACATCGAATCCCACTACTCCGTCCAGACCGGCGAGTGGTCACCGCTGAAATGGGTTGAGGACCCTTACATCAGGATCCACGGCATGGCGCCGGCCCTAAACTACGGCGTACAGGCCTACGAGGGCCTCAAGGCCTTCCGCGGTCCCGGCGACAAGACAATCCAGATATTCCGCCCCGACCGCAACGCCACGCGCCTGCAGCACTCGGCATCGTTCATCTGCATCCCTCCCGTCCCGGTCCAGCTCTTCATGGACGCCGtaaccgccgccgtcgctcgCAATGCCGAATACGTTCCGCCGCACGAGACGGGTGCCGCCATGTACATCCGCCCGCAGATCTACGGTTCTTCGGCCCAGCTGGGGCTCAACCCGTGCGAGGAGTACACCTTTGCCGTCTACGTAGTGCCTACAGGCGTGTACCACGGCACCGCCCCCACAAAAGCGTTCATCCTGGACGAATTTGACCGCGCGGCGCCCAACGGCACCGGAAGCGCAAAGGTCGGAGGCAACTACGCACCTGTTCTGAAGTGGGGAGAAAAGGCCAGGTCCGAAGGCTACGGGATAAACCTCCACCTCGATTCGGCAACCCACTCTGAGATCGACGAGTTTTCAACGAGTGGTTTTATTGGTGCGATCGACGATGGCCAAGGCAATATAACTATCGTGGTTCCAGACTCCAAGAATGTGATTGACAGCGTAACGAGTGAAAGCATCCAGGAGATTGGTGCAAGCTTTGGCTGGAAGGTTGAGAAGCGATCG ATCAAATACACGGAGCTGCCCACGTTCAGCGAGGTGATGGCAGCAGGGACAGCTGCTTCGCTCGTGCCCATCCGCTCTATTACTCGAAAGATCAGCTCCTCAGACCCCAAGTCCCTGGCCGCGACCGTCAAACAACACCCGCGTCTCGAAGTAACGGTAGATCAGGAAACAGTCACCTATGTCCCTTCCTCTCAACCGGAAGCCGGCCCGATCTGCACCAAGCTGCTTTCACAATTCAAGGGTATCCAGCTTGGCAAAGTCAAGGACGAATTTGGTTGGAACCATATGGTGACCGAGGCAGACACGAAAAAGGCAGCATGA
- a CDS encoding endo-1,6-beta-D-glucanase gives MLKNSILFCLWQAANFYYCVDAVNVPRKEGPAQAFASSADGKLKFTKIDAPVLGPGNPGSGATWNLTMDDSTTGAKQTVTGFGGSVTDATVVAYNMLPADKKAELLRKLMTGDGANFSLIRHSIGSSDLSPAPEYTYDDNNGQEDVELRSFQLGKSGTDMVSMLKEMKALQPSMILVGTSWAPPAWMQLDRKLVGTTDKNNLDHKYEAQFGQLFVKYLQAYKRGGVDVDAITIQNEPLNSNAGMPSLYVFPEESGKLIKDHVGPAISKARFSTQVWAYDHNTDRPDYPQTVLDIAREFVPAVAWHCYAPGENWSALTTFHKRNPSVKQFQTECWTSAKQTKWNQASWFTMGPLQNWASGSMAWTLGTDNQDGPHLPYEGSCATCTGLFTVDANSKTYTLRTDYYMIGQYSRYIPRNAVVHVVTGSYSWPDDTGVESVATVNPDGSRTVVIENKLEDDVHVTLHTVKSSQVWSGKVSAKSVTTWLLPPA, from the coding sequence ATGTTGAAAAATTCGATTCTGTTCTGCCTTTGGCAGGCAGCAAATTTCTATTACTGCGTTGATGCCGTCAACGTGCCTCGAAAAGAAGGACCAGCTCAGGCTTTCGCGTCTTCTGCCGACGGGAAATTGAAGTTTACAAAGATAGATGCACCGGTGCTGGGTCCCGGAAACCCAGGCTCCGGAGCGACATGGAATCTCACCATGGACGACAGTACGACCGGTGCCAAGCAGACAGTCACGGGCTTTGGTGGCTCCGTTACTGATGCCACTGTCGTTGCTTACAATATGCTACCCGCCGACAAGAAAGCCGAGCTACTCCGAAAGTTGATGACAGGAGATGGCGCCAACTTTAGCCTCATCCGGCATTCGATAGGATCTTCCGATCTCTCGCCAGCCCCTGAATACACCTATGATGACAACAACGGCCAAGAGGATGTCGAGCTGCGAAGCTTTCAGCTGGGGAAAAGTGGAACAGACATGGTATCCATGCTCAAGGAGATGAAGGCTTTGCAGCCATCCATGATCCTTGTCGGAACTTCGTGGGCACCGCCGGCATGGATGCAGCTAGATCGCAAACTGGTCGGGACGACCGACAAGAACAACCTTGACCACAAATACGAGGCTCAGTTTGGTCAACTCTTTGTCAAATACTTGCAGGCATACAAAAGGGGCGGCGTGGATGTCGATGCCATTACAATCCAAAACGAACCCCTCAACAGCAATGCCGGCATGCCCAGTCTTTATGTCTTTCCCGAGGAATCTGGGAAGCTGATCAAGGACCACGTCGGACCCGCAATCAGCAAGGCCAGGTTCAGCACTCAGGTGTGGGCATATGACCACAACACCGACAGGCCAGACTACCCCCAGACGGTACTCGACATTGCCCGCGAGTTTGTCCCTGCTGTTGCCTGGCACTGCTATGCGCCTGGCGAGAACTGGTCTGCGCTTACAACCTTTCACAAGCGTAACCCGTCAGTCAAGCAATTCCAGACCGAGTGTTGGACGTCTGCAAAGCAAACAAAATGGAACCAGGCCTCTTGGTTCACCATGGGCCCGCTGCAGAACTGGGCATCGGGCTCGATGGCATGGACGCTCGGCACCGACAACCAGGACGGCCCCCACTTGCCCTATGAAGGGTCGTGCGCAACCTGCACGGGTTTGTTCACGGTAGACGCGAACTCGAAAACCTACACCCTCAGGACGGACTACTACATGATTGGGCAATACAGCAGGTACATCCCAAGGAATGCCGTGGTGCACGTCGTTACGGGCAGCTACAGCTGGCCCGACGACACCGGGGTGGAGAGTGTGGCGACGGTCAACCCGGACGGCTCTCGAACGGTGGTGATCGAGAACAAGCTAGAGGATGACGTTCATGTCACGCTCCACACCGTGAAGAGCAGTCAGGTCTGGAGTGGAAAGGTTTCAGCGAAAAGTGTTACTACCTGGCTCCTGCCCCCGGCCTAG